Proteins encoded together in one Benincasa hispida cultivar B227 chromosome 1, ASM972705v1, whole genome shotgun sequence window:
- the LOC120092275 gene encoding general transcription factor IIE subunit 2-like, whose product MALQEQLDRFKKQQERCQTTLSGIAAAKSASKSTPKFTPAPAASRPPAPAVKFSNDTERLQHINSIRKSPVGAQIKRVIDLLLETRQAFTPEQINEACYVDINSNKAVFDSLRNNPKVHYDGRRFSYKSKHDLKDKNQLLYLIRKFPEGIAVIDLKDAYPSVMEDLQALKASGQVWLLSNFDSQEDIAYPNDPRIQIKVDDDLKQLFREIELPRDMLDVEKDLQKNGMKPATNTAKRRANAQHVASSKPKLKKKKQEISKRTKLTNAHLPELFKN is encoded by the exons ATGGCGTTGCAAGAACAACTAGATAGGTTTAAGAAACAGCAAGAAAGATGTCAGACTACTTTGTCTGGCATTGCTGCAGCCAAGTCTGCATCCAAGTCTACACCCAAGTTTACGCCTGCACCAGCTGCTTCCAGACCTCCGGCTCCTGCtgtaaaattttcaaatgataCTGAGAGACTTCAACACATTAACAGCATAAGGAAATCCCCAGTTGGGGCTCAGATCAAGAGGGTTATTGACCTGCTGCTGGAG ACAAGGCAAGCCTTTACACCTGAGCAAATCAATGAAGCATGTTATGTTGATATAAATTCCAACAAGGCTGTCTTTGACAGTCTGCGGAATAACCCAAAGGTGCACTATGATGGCAGGCGTTTCTCATATAAG TCCAAGCATGACCTGAAGGATAAGAATCAACTTCTTTACTTGATTCGGAAATTTCCAGAAGGCATTGCTGTCATTGATCTCAAGGATGCTTATCCAAGCGTTATGGAGGACTTGCAA GCCCTAAAAGCCTCAGGCCAGGTCTGGCTTCTCTCAAACTTTGATTCACAAGAAGATATCGCATACCCAAATGACCCTCGGATTCAAATCAAGGTAGACGATGATCTGAAGCAACTCTTTCGGGAGATCGAATTACCTCGTGACATGCTTGATGTCGAAAAGGATCTGCAGAAGAATGGGATGAAGCCTGCGACCAACACTGCAAAGAGGCGAGCCAATGCACAACATGTTGCATCCTCGAAACCGAAgctgaagaaaaagaagcaagAGATCAGCAAGAGGACTAAGCTTACCAATGCACATCTTCCCGAGCTCTTCAAAAACTAG